AATAAACTCAGGTCGACATGAATAATCGGTGATCACTTTGTAATTGCGCATTGGTTGCTTGCACAAATAGGCAGCTATATTTGTAGCCCCTGCAGATACGCCAAAATAACATGCGAATGGTTGATAGTTTTGTTTTAAAAATTCATCAAGCACACCGGCTGCAAAAATACCGCGCATTGCACCCCCTTCAACAACCAAAGTGTGTTTATGTTGATTTGTCATAACGATATATTCCTTACATCATTTTTTAATGCTATCAACTTAGTTAGCAAAGTACGAGGGAGGAGGTAGGCGCTTATTTATTATAAATACTCAACAAAATAAACGGGCAGTGTTTAATTGCCCGTTTATTGTTTTTTATCTGTTTATAAAAATATAATTGCTGTAGGTTTTTTAAATGCTTTCAACCCACATTATGCCGACTTCTTTTTTAGTTACTTTAACTTGCGTACCGGCGCTAATGGGCTGTTTGCTTTTAAGTTGCCAGCTAATGCCAGAATACTGATGAGTACTTAACCCTTCAATAGTCACATCTTGGTTAAGTGTAAAAGTCAGCTCGGCAAAATCGCTATTAACTGGTTTACGGTCAACATTATTTTGCATCCGCTTTAGGGGCTTCCAAAGCAATATAGAAATTGCAGCCGTTATTAGAGTATTACTCCAAAGCGCAGTGGTCATAGAGTCGGCTAATATTCCCATACTCATGAGCAGCCCGGTTATAAATAACGATAAGCCAAAAAATAACAATATAAAGGTAGAGAGCCCCAATACGGCTACTTCTATTATCAGCGCAAGAACCCCAAGTACCATTAAGGTTTGTGGTAAATTTTGGGTAATAAATTCCATACCGACTCCTTTATTTAGTTATTAGCCTTGATGCTTTTTATTTAAGCTATTAATAATGGCCATACCTTGTGCAACCATTGAGCTTGCATCGGTGGCGTTATCAGGAAGTAATACAATTGATGACTCTCTGGCAATGGCTTCTTTGGCGGCTATTGCTTTAGTTGCTAAATCAAGCTGAATTGCTTTTTGACCTTGTGCTGTATCGGCGGCTTCACCCACTTTACGCAGGGCTTCGGCTTGTGCTTCGGCAACTGCAATAATTGCTTTTGCTTCACCTTCAGCGCGTAAAATTTGTTCTGCTTTTTCACCTTCAGCACCTAATACTTGTGCTTGTTTACGCCCTTCGGCCACATTGATATTGGCTTGACGGTCACCTTCAGATTCAAGTATTTGTGCGCGTTTTACTCGCTCTGCTTTCATTTGTGCTTCCATCGCTTCCATTACAGATTGCGGTGGCACAATATCTTTTATTTCGTAGCGTAATACTTGAATACCCCAAGGCTCTGCTGCTTGGTTGATAGAAGTTACAATATTAGTGTTAAGTACGTCACGCTCTTCAAAGGTTTTATCTAATTCCATTTTACCTAACTCAGAACGCATGGTTGTTTGCGAAAGCTGAGTTACAGCAAATATGTAATCATCAACGCCATAGGTTGCTTTATATGGGTCAAGTACACGGAAATACAATACGCCATCTACAGTAAGCGAAATATTATCTTTAGTGATTGCCGACTGTGAAGGCACGTCTTGAGCTTGCTCTTTTAAGCTGCGATCTGCAGCAATACGATCAATAAATGGGATGATAAAGTTTAGACCAGCTTCTTTAGTTGATTGAAATTTACCAAAGCGTTCAATTAACCAGGCGCGGTTTTGTGGTACAAATTTGACACTACTTTTTAGCAGTACTAAAACAAAAATGAGTAAAAATGCTTCAACGGTAAATATTGCATTGAGCACTTGTGCAATCGGATCCATGTAAATATTCCTTCTAATAATAAAGAGTTAACAAGTTGAATTGTTAGTGTTGTTTATAATTTCAACGTTGCTAGAGTAGCATTGCTAGTATGGTTTCACTATAAAATAGTTAGTAAGATGATATTCAATTATTTTCAAAAAACTGACAAATTTTATTACGA
This genomic stretch from Pseudoalteromonas translucida KMM 520 harbors:
- a CDS encoding NfeD family protein codes for the protein MEFITQNLPQTLMVLGVLALIIEVAVLGLSTFILLFFGLSLFITGLLMSMGILADSMTTALWSNTLITAAISILLWKPLKRMQNNVDRKPVNSDFAELTFTLNQDVTIEGLSTHQYSGISWQLKSKQPISAGTQVKVTKKEVGIMWVESI
- a CDS encoding slipin family protein; protein product: MDPIAQVLNAIFTVEAFLLIFVLVLLKSSVKFVPQNRAWLIERFGKFQSTKEAGLNFIIPFIDRIAADRSLKEQAQDVPSQSAITKDNISLTVDGVLYFRVLDPYKATYGVDDYIFAVTQLSQTTMRSELGKMELDKTFEERDVLNTNIVTSINQAAEPWGIQVLRYEIKDIVPPQSVMEAMEAQMKAERVKRAQILESEGDRQANINVAEGRKQAQVLGAEGEKAEQILRAEGEAKAIIAVAEAQAEALRKVGEAADTAQGQKAIQLDLATKAIAAKEAIARESSIVLLPDNATDASSMVAQGMAIINSLNKKHQG